In Picosynechococcus sp. PCC 7002, the following are encoded in one genomic region:
- a CDS encoding adenine phosphoribosyltransferase → MDLKSLIRDIPDFPKPGILFRDITTLLNHPEGMRYTMDALVQLCLEANLKPDHVVGMESRGFIFGPTLAYNLNAGFVPVRKPGKLLAAVHTVEYELEYGTDTLEIHQDAVGSGDKIVIVDDLIATGGTAKATAELLTKIGCDIIGFVFIVELLDLKGRDRLPDAPVLSLIQY, encoded by the coding sequence CCCTGATTTCCCCAAGCCCGGCATTCTCTTCCGCGACATTACCACCCTCCTCAACCACCCCGAAGGTATGCGCTACACCATGGATGCCCTAGTGCAACTCTGCCTTGAAGCCAACCTCAAACCCGATCATGTGGTGGGAATGGAGTCTAGGGGGTTTATCTTTGGGCCGACCCTCGCCTACAACCTCAATGCTGGTTTTGTCCCCGTGCGTAAACCCGGCAAACTCCTCGCCGCCGTCCACACCGTCGAATACGAACTTGAATACGGCACCGACACCCTCGAAATTCACCAGGATGCCGTGGGGTCTGGGGACAAAATTGTCATCGTCGATGACCTGATCGCCACCGGGGGTACCGCCAAAGCCACCGCAGAACTGCTTACAAAAATTGGCTGTGACATCATTGGTTTTGTGTTTATCGTCGAACTCCTAGATCTCAAGGGCCGCGATCGCCTGCCAGACGCCCCCGTGCTTTCCCTCATACAATACTAG
- a CDS encoding ABC transporter permease, giving the protein MSIRNPLTIFDRETILYILKRLLQAIFTLFLASILSFVIIQLAPGDYLDALRQNPKMTEETLLDLQSRFGLDQPILTQYGRWLWRVVRYFDFGISFESFRPVHELLLERMPATLLLALTSIIGTWAIAIPLGILSAVKQNTVLDKFLRVISYLGQGLPSFITALALLMVAQQVSPLLPVGGMTSINFVDLPWYGKILDIGWHMILPTIALSLTGFAGLQRLTRGQLLDVLRQDYIQTARAKGLPENRVIYVHALRNAINPLITLLGFEFASLLSGSFISEFFFNWPGLGTLTLQAVQSQDLYLVMAALMMSATMLIVGNLLADLMLKFADPRIKLDDLK; this is encoded by the coding sequence ATGAGCATTCGTAATCCCCTAACGATCTTTGACCGAGAAACGATTCTTTATATCTTAAAGCGTCTACTCCAGGCGATTTTTACCCTGTTTTTGGCTTCGATCCTGAGCTTTGTGATTATCCAACTGGCTCCAGGGGATTACCTTGATGCCCTCAGGCAAAACCCGAAGATGACCGAAGAGACGCTCTTAGATCTCCAAAGTCGTTTTGGCCTCGATCAACCGATTCTGACCCAATATGGCCGCTGGCTATGGCGGGTGGTGCGCTACTTTGATTTTGGCATTAGTTTTGAATCCTTCCGGCCTGTCCACGAGCTGCTCCTAGAACGGATGCCCGCGACTCTACTCCTGGCGCTCACGTCAATTATCGGTACCTGGGCGATCGCCATTCCTTTGGGGATTCTCAGTGCGGTGAAGCAAAATACCGTCCTCGATAAATTTTTGCGGGTGATCAGTTACCTCGGCCAGGGCTTACCCAGCTTTATCACGGCCCTCGCCTTGCTGATGGTGGCCCAACAGGTTTCCCCGTTGCTCCCGGTGGGGGGCATGACCAGTATTAATTTCGTGGATCTCCCCTGGTACGGCAAAATTCTCGACATCGGCTGGCACATGATCCTACCCACTATTGCCTTGAGCTTAACGGGCTTTGCGGGGTTGCAACGGCTGACCCGTGGTCAACTCCTAGATGTGTTGCGGCAAGATTATATCCAAACGGCGCGGGCCAAGGGCTTACCCGAAAATCGCGTGATCTATGTCCATGCCCTCCGCAATGCGATCAATCCCCTCATTACCCTGCTGGGCTTTGAATTTGCCAGTCTGTTGAGTGGCTCATTTATTTCTGAATTTTTCTTTAACTGGCCGGGCCTGGGAACTTTGACGTTACAAGCGGTGCAATCCCAGGATTTGTATTTAGTCATGGCAGCCCTGATGATGAGTGCAACCATGCTCATTGTGGGGAATCTCCTGGCAGATTTGATGTTAAAGTTTGCTGATCCCCGCATTAAATTAGACGATTTGAAGTAA
- a CDS encoding double zinc ribbon domain-containing protein yields the protein MVRWLKRLWRNLVRKSTHVRQEPLNKVSIVILILIDIFVLINVFQGLDSVGNWPLSPQERYPCYRVYQTYQNNNNSDKDFTWVMEMLGDYPSQDIQLIKTEGRLGEVSSQCDRLLALTPTVKNPETLALSKEIQNLQTQINEVNQRIATYKEQYDSTLLEEIAGQDPNQSINETTAAQTKADIEAAEAQKATLTETLDRRKAELLNQSEVQTYLTAIGDRQFFATLKQDFERAEFWHPNRQFFLQTLFLLPLILISYFWHRQAVERHRGTQALLSWHLLLIFLIPLLIKILQFIQFGNLVRAIFDVLIAIFGGLVFISSYLLILIIPLLGFGLIKFLQRFVFNPKVQAKSRIQKQRCIQCSSRLRKDDQFCPFCGFEQWISCPNCAAKTYKYTEFCRQCGVDLSDSLPQ from the coding sequence ATGGTGCGTTGGCTGAAGCGTCTTTGGCGGAATCTTGTCCGTAAATCGACCCATGTCCGTCAGGAACCACTCAATAAAGTGAGTATTGTAATCCTGATTTTGATCGACATTTTTGTGTTGATCAATGTGTTTCAGGGTCTTGATAGTGTTGGTAACTGGCCCCTTTCGCCCCAGGAACGGTATCCTTGCTACCGCGTTTATCAGACCTATCAAAATAACAATAACTCCGATAAAGACTTTACCTGGGTAATGGAAATGTTGGGGGATTATCCTTCCCAAGACATTCAGCTTATTAAAACAGAAGGGCGCTTGGGGGAAGTTTCTAGCCAGTGCGATCGCCTTTTGGCCCTCACACCAACGGTAAAAAATCCGGAAACCCTGGCTTTATCCAAAGAGATTCAGAATTTACAAACCCAAATTAATGAAGTCAACCAACGCATTGCCACCTACAAAGAGCAATATGATTCGACGCTTTTAGAAGAAATTGCGGGTCAAGATCCGAATCAATCGATCAACGAAACAACGGCAGCCCAAACGAAGGCGGACATTGAGGCCGCCGAAGCCCAAAAAGCGACCCTGACCGAGACCCTAGATCGTAGAAAAGCCGAGCTTCTTAATCAATCAGAGGTACAAACGTATTTAACGGCCATTGGCGATCGCCAATTTTTTGCCACTTTGAAACAGGATTTTGAACGGGCTGAATTTTGGCACCCCAATCGGCAATTCTTTTTGCAGACCCTTTTCCTCTTACCGCTGATTTTGATTAGCTATTTTTGGCATCGTCAGGCCGTAGAGCGGCACCGGGGAACCCAGGCGCTTTTAAGTTGGCATTTATTACTTATTTTTCTGATCCCCCTGCTAATTAAAATTCTTCAATTTATCCAGTTTGGGAATCTAGTGCGGGCAATTTTTGATGTCTTGATCGCAATTTTTGGTGGCTTAGTTTTTATTTCTAGCTATCTGCTGATCTTGATTATTCCGCTGTTGGGCTTTGGCTTGATTAAATTTCTCCAGCGGTTTGTTTTTAATCCCAAAGTCCAGGCAAAAAGTCGCATTCAAAAACAGCGCTGCATTCAATGTAGTAGTCGGCTCCGCAAAGACGATCAATTTTGTCCTTTTTGTGGATTTGAACAATGGATTAGTTGCCCAAACTGTGCGGCAAAAACCTATAAATACACAGAGTTTTGTCGCCAGTGTGGGGTGGATTTATCGGATTCTCTGCCCCAGTAA
- a CDS encoding efflux RND transporter periplasmic adaptor subunit, producing MIGALVTPKKVVLSLAALAGGVLLIGLPVARMFGDRQAGVNEEQLAALTVPVEVENLAVRIEANGIVEPIQSVNISPKTPGRLAQLLVEQGDVVTEGQELAIMDNSELYAEGIRAESLTKQRIAELRATETRIQGEIEEARARYIRTQAQLQQAEQRIPKEIDQANAQLAAAQANLQRTQDKVERFETLLDSGAIAQETYDDVRNEFDNASARFFEAQQRLAQVRNTANPELEALTAATVEARASLDRLERNAEPQLTQLTAALEQAQAQRQIAAVQFQDSIIRAPFDGVITQKFATEGAFVTPTTAASSTASATSSSILALARGLEVVARVPEVDIQQIEPGQDVEIVADADPAQVFRGRVLLVAPEAIVENNVTSFEVRIALLSGREFLRSKMNTDVTFVGQNLTNVMTVPTVAIATENGETGVLIPDANNTPQFKPVIIGATVGDRTQIVRGVTPEDRVFIDLPENLERPE from the coding sequence ATGATTGGTGCCCTTGTCACCCCCAAAAAAGTTGTTTTGTCCTTGGCGGCCTTAGCTGGTGGGGTGCTACTCATTGGTCTGCCGGTGGCGAGAATGTTTGGCGATCGCCAAGCAGGGGTGAATGAAGAACAACTGGCAGCCCTGACCGTTCCCGTTGAAGTGGAAAATTTAGCGGTGCGCATCGAGGCCAACGGCATTGTCGAACCGATCCAGAGCGTTAACATTAGTCCCAAAACCCCCGGTCGCCTCGCCCAACTGCTGGTGGAACAGGGAGATGTTGTCACCGAAGGCCAAGAACTGGCAATTATGGACAATAGTGAATTGTATGCCGAGGGGATTCGTGCTGAATCTCTGACAAAACAACGCATTGCCGAACTCCGGGCCACAGAAACCCGTATCCAGGGAGAAATCGAAGAAGCCCGCGCCCGCTACATTCGCACCCAAGCCCAACTGCAACAGGCGGAACAACGCATTCCCAAAGAAATTGATCAAGCCAATGCGCAACTAGCAGCAGCCCAAGCCAATCTCCAGCGCACCCAGGACAAGGTTGAACGCTTTGAAACACTCCTCGACAGTGGGGCGATCGCCCAGGAAACCTATGACGATGTCCGCAATGAATTTGACAATGCTAGCGCCCGCTTTTTTGAAGCCCAGCAACGGTTAGCCCAGGTTAGAAATACCGCCAATCCCGAACTCGAAGCCCTTACCGCTGCCACCGTCGAGGCCAGAGCGAGCCTAGATCGCCTCGAACGCAACGCTGAACCCCAATTAACTCAACTGACGGCGGCCCTCGAACAGGCCCAGGCCCAGCGACAAATTGCGGCGGTACAGTTCCAAGACAGCATTATTCGGGCGCCCTTTGATGGGGTAATCACCCAAAAATTCGCCACCGAAGGGGCATTTGTCACCCCAACGACTGCCGCTTCGAGTACGGCTTCGGCCACCTCTTCGTCTATTTTGGCCCTAGCACGGGGTTTGGAAGTGGTCGCCAGGGTGCCGGAGGTAGATATTCAGCAAATTGAACCGGGTCAGGATGTGGAAATTGTTGCCGATGCGGATCCCGCCCAGGTGTTTCGGGGACGGGTGTTGTTGGTGGCCCCGGAAGCGATTGTCGAAAATAATGTAACTTCCTTTGAGGTGCGCATTGCCCTGTTATCGGGTCGGGAATTTCTCCGCTCGAAGATGAATACTGACGTTACTTTCGTCGGCCAAAACTTAACCAATGTGATGACAGTGCCCACGGTGGCGATCGCCACAGAAAATGGCGAAACCGGGGTCCTCATTCCTGATGCGAATAACACTCCCCAATTTAAGCCTGTGATCATCGGCGCGACCGTCGGCGATCGCACCCAGATTGTCCGGGGCGTCACCCCAGAAGACAGGGTCTTTATTGACCTCCCAGAAAACCTAGAGCGGCCTGAATAA
- a CDS encoding tetratricopeptide repeat protein: MPKHRWLVALGACVSVLWMGNSPVRSQAVLPLRRDFDQAQMEQQGLMLIEDAIQLSRFQQYEWAIPRAKLATQLVPERFEAWYILGTLLVQERELDAGIQALTTAKRLNPRESGVHSILGSAYFQQEDYEGALRSLKTATQLGDNSIETLFDLGNTQYKLKQYDAAIATYNQAVALDATFWPGINNIGLIQYEQGKVDAAINSWQKAITLDPTAAEPQLAVAVATYAKGDRAKGLELTRTALDLDGRYGEIDFLVENLWGEKLLQATQTVFDTPTVQAFFTELDRRAFQPEMEP; this comes from the coding sequence GTGCCTAAACATCGTTGGTTAGTTGCCCTTGGAGCCTGTGTTAGTGTGTTGTGGATGGGAAATAGTCCTGTGCGATCGCAGGCGGTACTGCCCCTGAGGCGGGATTTTGATCAGGCCCAGATGGAACAGCAGGGGCTGATGCTTATTGAAGATGCCATTCAGCTTTCCCGTTTCCAACAATATGAATGGGCGATTCCCCGGGCCAAACTCGCGACCCAACTGGTGCCAGAACGTTTTGAAGCTTGGTACATTTTGGGCACTCTCCTCGTGCAAGAGCGGGAACTTGATGCCGGGATTCAAGCCCTCACCACAGCCAAACGACTCAATCCCCGTGAAAGTGGCGTCCATAGTATTTTGGGGTCGGCCTATTTCCAGCAGGAAGATTACGAAGGGGCGCTCCGGTCTCTGAAAACGGCTACCCAGCTTGGGGACAATTCCATTGAAACCCTTTTTGATCTCGGCAATACCCAATACAAACTCAAGCAATACGACGCGGCGATCGCCACCTACAACCAAGCCGTTGCCCTCGATGCCACCTTTTGGCCGGGGATTAATAATATTGGCTTGATCCAGTACGAACAAGGCAAGGTTGATGCCGCCATTAACAGTTGGCAAAAGGCGATCACCCTCGACCCCACCGCCGCAGAGCCCCAGCTCGCTGTTGCCGTGGCCACCTACGCCAAAGGCGATCGCGCGAAGGGCTTAGAACTGACCCGTACCGCCTTAGATCTCGATGGTCGTTACGGCGAAATTGATTTCCTCGTGGAAAACCTCTGGGGCGAAAAATTGCTCCAGGCCACCCAAACTGTATTTGATACGCCAACCGTCCAGGCTTTCTTCACAGAACTCGACCGCAGGGCATTTCAACCGGAGATGGAACCCTAG
- a CDS encoding ABC transporter ATP-binding protein gives MAQVVLNDIHKSFADRSTGKMTAVLRGINLQIQAGEFMVLVGASGCGKSTLLRLIAGLETVTTGQIAIGDRPVNDLPSKQRDIAMVFQNYALYPHLNVYDNIAFGLRRMPTAETKSHWLQNTWRGVTRPLPKSLRYQPTAELQIRQKVQQVAQLLQIDHLLTRLPKQLSGGQKQRVALGRAIARNPQVFLMDEPLSNLDAALRSETRAQIVQLQSQLGITTIYVTHDQTEAMTMGDRIAVMHQGEILQVAPPLEVYNRPVNRFVAEFIGSPPMNFLSVQLTVAGVVEHPQFRFPVPEGWRPLLQPYQGRSLLLGIRPEHLSLSTAAPENLEVAINLVEALGNETFLSAHPVDLPLQNLKVRIPPKAKVAPQEKVWLAFDLEQLHFFDPETEFSLGQPHPKGEAEQLIR, from the coding sequence GTGGCCCAGGTTGTACTCAACGATATTCACAAATCTTTCGCGGATCGCTCCACCGGAAAAATGACCGCCGTCTTGCGGGGGATTAACCTCCAGATCCAGGCGGGGGAATTTATGGTGCTGGTGGGAGCTTCTGGGTGTGGTAAGAGTACGTTGTTACGCCTCATCGCGGGCCTCGAAACGGTAACAACGGGACAAATTGCCATTGGCGATCGCCCGGTAAATGATCTCCCGTCTAAACAGCGAGACATTGCCATGGTGTTCCAAAATTACGCTCTGTATCCCCACCTCAATGTCTATGACAACATTGCCTTTGGGTTGCGGCGGATGCCCACGGCAGAAACGAAAAGCCATTGGCTGCAAAATACCTGGCGGGGCGTCACCAGACCACTCCCAAAATCCCTGCGTTACCAACCGACTGCCGAATTACAAATCCGCCAAAAGGTGCAGCAGGTCGCCCAACTGCTACAGATTGACCATCTCCTCACACGACTCCCGAAACAATTGTCCGGCGGCCAAAAACAACGGGTTGCTCTGGGGCGGGCGATCGCCCGCAATCCCCAGGTTTTTCTGATGGACGAACCCCTTTCTAATTTGGATGCGGCCCTGCGCAGTGAAACCCGCGCCCAGATCGTCCAGCTCCAGAGCCAACTGGGGATTACAACGATTTACGTGACCCACGACCAAACCGAAGCAATGACCATGGGCGATCGCATTGCAGTGATGCACCAAGGGGAGATTCTCCAGGTGGCCCCGCCCCTTGAAGTTTATAATCGCCCGGTGAATCGCTTCGTGGCGGAATTTATTGGCTCGCCACCGATGAACTTTCTGTCAGTGCAGTTGACCGTCGCTGGTGTCGTTGAACATCCCCAATTTCGCTTTCCCGTCCCAGAAGGTTGGCGACCATTACTCCAGCCCTACCAGGGGCGATCGCTCCTCCTGGGCATCCGGCCCGAACACCTCAGCCTCAGTACCGCCGCCCCCGAAAATCTTGAAGTGGCGATCAATCTTGTCGAAGCCCTGGGCAATGAAACCTTCCTCTCGGCTCACCCCGTTGACTTGCCGCTACAAAATCTCAAGGTGCGCATTCCCCCCAAGGCTAAGGTTGCCCCCCAGGAAAAAGTCTGGTTGGCCTTTGATTTAGAGCAACTCCACTTTTTTGATCCAGAGACGGAATTTAGCCTCGGTCAACCCCACCCCAAGGGTGAAGCGGAACAACTGATCCGCTAA
- a CDS encoding ATP adenylyltransferase family protein, which yields MNELLTKIQHTTRHAKQVGALHSLTTAQEVIVDHGIPFVVRILEQLDRKENYQAKQEKAKVNPFLPYEQDLFVCDLTPHHVCLLNKFNVVDHHILIITREFQPQETWLMEADFTALAHCLQRLDGLAFYNAGAIAGASQPHKHLQLIPFQSNGETFSVPIDQVLSQLNDRMQPQQIPLFPFMHGIISLPQDYDGKILFDCYLALLRFLRFIDGPLNPGWQTQAYNLLVTRRWMLLVQRAQDQYEKIPVNSLGFAGALLVRNQMQLSLLKKLTPLQLLASVAARGDLSQRAIAPFE from the coding sequence ATGAATGAATTGCTGACCAAAATTCAACACACTACGCGCCACGCCAAACAGGTAGGGGCGCTGCATTCTTTGACCACGGCCCAGGAAGTGATTGTTGACCATGGGATTCCCTTTGTGGTGCGCATTTTAGAGCAACTCGACCGCAAGGAAAATTATCAAGCGAAGCAAGAAAAAGCGAAGGTGAATCCTTTTTTGCCCTACGAACAGGATTTATTTGTTTGTGATCTGACGCCCCACCATGTCTGTCTGCTGAATAAATTTAACGTCGTCGATCACCACATTTTGATCATCACCCGGGAATTTCAGCCCCAGGAAACCTGGTTAATGGAGGCGGATTTTACTGCCCTGGCCCATTGTCTTCAACGTCTCGATGGCTTGGCCTTTTATAATGCCGGGGCGATCGCCGGGGCGAGTCAACCCCACAAACATTTGCAATTGATCCCTTTCCAGAGCAATGGGGAAACCTTTTCAGTGCCCATCGACCAAGTGTTATCCCAGCTCAATGATCGGATGCAGCCCCAGCAAATTCCTCTCTTTCCCTTCATGCACGGGATTATCTCCCTACCCCAAGATTACGACGGCAAGATTTTGTTCGATTGTTACCTGGCTCTACTACGTTTTCTCCGCTTCATTGACGGGCCGCTCAACCCCGGCTGGCAAACCCAAGCCTATAATCTCCTCGTTACCCGCCGTTGGATGTTGCTGGTGCAACGGGCCCAGGATCAGTATGAAAAAATTCCAGTGAATTCCCTGGGGTTTGCGGGGGCTCTTTTGGTGCGTAATCAGATGCAGTTAAGCTTGCTCAAAAAATTAACCCCCCTGCAACTATTAGCCTCAGTGGCGGCACGGGGGGATTTATCCCAAAGGGCGATCGCCCCCTTTGAATAA
- a CDS encoding M23 family metallopeptidase — MLNLQFYLRRARRWIKPILLGAVTLALVLGFNLLPQPQSTPLAIAQAQTRVSINNSWRQASFPVENFQSYTSGFGYRTSPTSGQRQFHQGLDIAAPLGSYIRNWWSGKVVGLSDNTACGTMIQIKSGDWEHIYCHLSGYVSSSGQGTFLMDRNGGIQLWLGQEVSAGTRIGRVGMTGRTTGPHLHWGLKYSGNYVDPALVLQAMYNQPTASLDDLVQPT; from the coding sequence ATGCTTAACCTACAGTTTTATCTCCGTCGTGCTCGCCGCTGGATTAAACCAATCCTGCTGGGGGCTGTGACCTTGGCCCTTGTGTTGGGGTTTAATCTCCTGCCCCAGCCACAATCAACACCCCTGGCGATCGCCCAGGCCCAAACCCGCGTTAGTATCAACAACAGTTGGCGACAGGCTTCTTTTCCTGTCGAAAATTTTCAAAGTTACACATCTGGGTTTGGCTATCGCACTTCGCCCACCAGTGGTCAACGCCAATTTCACCAAGGCTTAGACATTGCTGCTCCCCTCGGTAGCTACATCCGTAACTGGTGGAGTGGTAAAGTTGTGGGCCTTTCGGATAACACCGCCTGCGGCACAATGATCCAGATTAAATCCGGTGATTGGGAACATATCTACTGTCACCTCAGTGGCTATGTTTCTTCCTCTGGTCAAGGGACTTTCCTCATGGATCGCAACGGTGGCATTCAGCTTTGGCTTGGTCAGGAAGTGAGCGCTGGCACTCGCATTGGTCGCGTTGGCATGACCGGACGCACCACTGGCCCCCACCTCCACTGGGGCTTGAAATATTCCGGGAACTATGTCGATCCGGCCCTTGTGCTCCAGGCAATGTACAACCAACCCACGGCTTCCCTGGATGATTTGGTACAGCCCACGTAG
- a CDS encoding folate/biopterin family MFS transporter, protein MTFLDNLKKPTLFGHAVTPELFALLTVYFVQGILNLSRLAVSFFLKDDLGLTPAEVAALTGLAAFPWVVKPLFGFLSDGFPIFGYRRRSYLILAGLLGCGAWAAMATIVQAPWLAATMIVLSSISVAISDVIVDSVVVERARAESLDKVGSLQSLTWAVAAVGSLTTAYLSGWLLEQFSTRVVFGITAIFPLLVSAIALLIIEQPREAISLKATTDNIGNQMKTLWGAVRQKKILLPTAFVFLWQATPSADSAFFFFVTNELDFNPEFLGRVRLVTSFAALAGIAIYQKYLKQVSFRKMLGWSTVISAVLGFTTLILVTHANRALGIDDRWFSLGDNLILTVTGEIALMPILVLSARLCPPGVEATMFALLMSSWNLAGLLSHELGALLTQWLGVTETNFDRLWLLVTITNLTTLLPLVFLKWLPAGDPQADLEEHTTPSVELYEHHAAISGTESALFPTVEPNLVGSQSEKQS, encoded by the coding sequence ATGACCTTTCTCGACAATCTCAAAAAACCCACCCTCTTCGGCCATGCTGTCACCCCAGAGTTGTTTGCCCTGCTGACGGTCTATTTCGTCCAGGGGATTCTCAATCTCTCGCGGCTTGCGGTGAGCTTTTTCCTCAAAGACGATCTCGGCCTAACCCCGGCAGAAGTGGCAGCCCTCACGGGACTTGCGGCATTTCCCTGGGTCGTCAAGCCCCTTTTTGGCTTTTTGTCGGATGGCTTTCCGATCTTTGGGTATCGACGACGCTCTTACCTAATTTTGGCGGGTTTACTCGGTTGTGGCGCTTGGGCAGCAATGGCCACCATTGTCCAAGCACCCTGGTTGGCGGCAACGATGATTGTCTTGAGTTCCATCTCTGTGGCGATTAGTGATGTGATTGTCGATTCGGTGGTGGTCGAACGCGCCCGGGCCGAATCTTTGGATAAAGTAGGGTCACTCCAGTCCTTGACCTGGGCCGTGGCGGCGGTGGGGAGTTTAACAACGGCCTATTTGAGCGGTTGGTTACTGGAACAATTTAGTACCAGGGTTGTGTTTGGGATTACGGCCATTTTTCCGCTGTTGGTATCGGCGATCGCCTTGTTAATTATTGAGCAACCCCGTGAAGCCATATCCCTAAAAGCCACCACCGATAACATTGGCAACCAGATGAAAACCCTCTGGGGAGCAGTACGGCAGAAAAAAATTCTGTTGCCCACGGCCTTTGTTTTCCTCTGGCAGGCCACCCCCAGTGCCGATTCTGCCTTTTTCTTTTTTGTCACCAATGAGCTAGACTTTAACCCGGAATTTTTAGGGCGGGTGCGCCTAGTCACTAGCTTTGCGGCCCTGGCGGGGATTGCCATCTACCAAAAATATCTCAAGCAAGTTTCGTTCCGGAAAATGTTGGGGTGGAGTACCGTCATTTCCGCCGTCCTTGGTTTTACCACCCTTATTCTTGTGACCCACGCCAACCGTGCTTTGGGCATTGATGATCGCTGGTTTAGCTTGGGGGACAACTTGATTTTGACCGTTACTGGCGAAATTGCCCTGATGCCCATTCTGGTGTTGTCAGCGCGCCTTTGTCCGCCCGGCGTCGAGGCGACCATGTTTGCCCTGTTAATGTCGAGTTGGAACCTGGCGGGTTTACTCTCCCATGAGTTGGGGGCTCTTCTCACCCAGTGGCTCGGAGTGACAGAAACCAATTTTGACCGACTTTGGCTTTTGGTCACGATCACGAATTTGACGACCCTATTGCCCCTCGTCTTCTTGAAATGGCTCCCGGCAGGGGATCCCCAGGCTGATCTTGAAGAACACACCACGCCCTCAGTGGAACTTTACGAACACCACGCGGCGATTTCGGGAACAGAATCGGCCCTTTTCCCGACGGTAGAACCGAATTTGGTGGGTTCCCAGTCGGAAAAACAGTCTTAA
- a CDS encoding transaldolase family protein, producing MIYLDSAIATEATEAMAWGWVKGITTNPTLLAKSDAPPEVTLKTLAAITPGELYYQLVSEDCEGMIREAHRAREIIGNQLVLKIPATFNGFQALSKLAPEISCSVTAIYQPTQALIAAEGGAKYAIAYVNRATNLQGDGGSLLRAMKALLQGSKTTILAASLKSAAEVTHAIIAGADHITVPFALLKTLTTHPLSAETQAEFNPLGCGLR from the coding sequence ATGATTTATTTAGATTCGGCGATCGCCACCGAAGCCACCGAAGCCATGGCCTGGGGTTGGGTCAAGGGCATTACCACCAATCCCACCCTCCTGGCCAAAAGTGACGCGCCCCCGGAAGTGACCCTAAAAACCTTGGCGGCCATCACGCCTGGAGAACTCTATTACCAGTTAGTCAGTGAAGACTGTGAGGGGATGATCCGCGAAGCCCACCGGGCACGGGAAATCATTGGCAATCAGCTCGTGCTTAAAATTCCCGCCACTTTCAACGGCTTTCAGGCTTTGTCCAAACTCGCTCCGGAAATAAGCTGCTCTGTCACCGCCATCTATCAGCCGACCCAAGCGTTAATCGCTGCAGAAGGCGGCGCCAAATATGCGATCGCCTACGTGAACCGCGCCACAAACCTCCAGGGGGATGGTGGTAGCCTTCTCCGCGCCATGAAAGCTCTGTTACAAGGAAGTAAAACCACGATCCTGGCCGCCAGCCTTAAATCCGCCGCCGAAGTCACCCATGCCATAATTGCTGGGGCAGACCACATTACCGTCCCCTTTGCCCTGCTCAAAACCCTGACTACACACCCCCTATCGGCGGAAACCCAAGCCGAATTTAATCCCTTAGGGTGTGGTTTACGCTAA